Below is a genomic region from Pirellulales bacterium.
CGGCTTCAAAGTCGGCCCGAATTATCGCCGGCCGGCCGCTCCCGTGGCCAAAACATGGATCGACACCAACGACGCCCGGGTGAAAACCGACGAAGTCGATCTGAGCCGCTGGTGGACCGTCTTCAACGACCCCGCGCTCAATCAGCTCATCTGCACGTCCTACCACCAAAGCCTGACACTCCGCGAGGCGGGCTTCCGCGTGCTCGAAGCGCGGGCCCAATTGGCGATCGACACCGGTGAACTGCTCCCGCAAACCCAGCAGATGACCGGGAGCTACACGCGAAATGCCATAAGCCGCAACACCGCCAATTCCTCGTTTCTCTCCCAGCGGTTCTACTCGCAATACAACTTCGGCTTCAACCTGGCTTGGGAGCTCGATTTCTGGGGCCGCTTTCGCCGCGCCATCGAAGCCGACGAAGACACGCTCGATGCCCAGGTGGAAAACTACGACTCGGCCTTGGTTACGCTGCTCGGCGACATCGCCACGAACTATGCCCAGATGCGAACGCTCGAACAGCAGATCAAATACGCCCAAGACAACGTGCAGGTGCAGCGTGACACGCTGACGATCGTCGAAGCCCGATTCAAGGCGAGCACGACCAGCGAACTCGACGTGGATCAAGCCCGCAGCACGTTGGCCGCCACCGAAGCGGCGATTCCCGAATTGGAAATCAGTCTGCGGCAAACGGTCAACGAGCTTTGCATCCTGATGGGCATGCCGCCGGAAGAACTCCGCTTGCGGCTCGGGCCGGGCAATATCCCCGCCGCGCCGCCGGAAGTCGTGTTGGGAATACCGGCCGACTTGCTCCGCCGCCGGCCCGACGTGCGGGCGGCCGAGCGCACGCTTGCCGCGCAGTCGGCCCAAATCGGCATCGCCGAAGCCGACTTCTATCCGGCGATTTCGATCACCGGCAACCTCGGCTGGTCGGCCCAACACACCAGCCAGTTGTTCTCGCCCGGTTCGTTCAATGGCACCGTCGGCCCGTCGTTCAATTGGAACATCCTGAACTACGGCCGCATCCTCAACAACGTCCGGCTGCAAGATTATCGTTTCCAAGAATTGCTGGCCACGTATCAACAAACCGTTTTGTCGGCCAACCAAGATGTGGAAAACGGCGTCGTCACGTTCCTTCGCGGACAAGAGCGCACGCGCTTCCAAGCGGAAAGCGTCGAGCAGGCGAAGAAGGCCGTGCAGATCGCGCTGGTGCAATACAAGGCCGGCACGGTCGACTTCACCACGGTCACGACGGTCGAGCAGACCCTCGTCACGCAGCAGAACACGTTGGCCGTAGCCCAAGGCGAAATCGCCACGGGATTGATCCAGGTGTATCGTGCTCTGGGCGGCGGTTGGGAAATCCGCATCAATGGATGCCAGGACATGTTGCAGCCGCCGGGTTCGCCCCGCTCGCTGCCGACACTGCAAACCGCGCAGCCGCAGCCACAACTGCCGGTCGAAGGCGTTCCCACGCCGCTGCCCCAGCTTCAACCGACCCCAGCCCCGCCTCAAAACAACGCTAACCCACCAAGACAATAATGAAATCCACACTCGCAATCGCAACCCTCTTGGCCAGCCTCGCGTTCTCTGCCGCGGCAAATGCCGGCGAGCCGAGCGGCGGTTGGTCGCTTTGGCCGGGCATTTGCCTCCATCCGCCCTGCTGTGCCTGCTGCGACGATTATTGCCCGAAGCCGCTGCCTTGCACGGCTCCGTTTTGCTGCTTCGGCTGCGATGATTACTGCGGAAAGCCGCTGCCGACGGTGACGCCGTTCTGCTGCTTCGGCTGCGACGATTATTGCCCGAAGCCGTGTGTCGTCGTCGCTCCGCTTTGTTGCGGTCCGAACTATACGTGCGGGCCGGCCCCTCGTTGCAATCCATCGCAATCATGGAACCAACCGACCCTGTCCCACCCCTCGTTCCAATCCAATTGCGGCTGCTTGCCGAATCAGCCGGCGCCGCCTGCGAAGTAGCCGGCCGGCGGCCGACGTTCGCAACGAATTCGCAGGCCGCGGGCTTTCCTCGGAAACCAAATGAGCAGCGAAGGTTCTTCCCCGCCGACGAATACCGCGCAACAAGGCGGAAATCTCGATCCGCGAGTCTGCTTCGCGGCCGAACGCACGCTGCTGGCCTGGGTGCGGACGGGACTGGCCATGATGGGATTCGGATTCGTGGTCGCCCGGTTCGGCCTTTTCCTGCGCGAATTGACGAAGGTCACAAACGAGGCCGCCGATCGGCATTCGACGCTTTCTCTGTGGGTCGGAACGGCATTGATCGCGATCGGCGTCGGCGTGAATATCGGAGCCGCCGTGAAACATTGGTCAACCATC
It encodes:
- a CDS encoding efflux transporter outer membrane subunit, translated to MRTDRTMTTTESSRLFDEPASRPIVSATRKEHCWNAGTARRPNRCTGPIAAILAIAVLLCGCTSLTDYIHNGFKVGPNYRRPAAPVAKTWIDTNDARVKTDEVDLSRWWTVFNDPALNQLICTSYHQSLTLREAGFRVLEARAQLAIDTGELLPQTQQMTGSYTRNAISRNTANSSFLSQRFYSQYNFGFNLAWELDFWGRFRRAIEADEDTLDAQVENYDSALVTLLGDIATNYAQMRTLEQQIKYAQDNVQVQRDTLTIVEARFKASTTSELDVDQARSTLAATEAAIPELEISLRQTVNELCILMGMPPEELRLRLGPGNIPAAPPEVVLGIPADLLRRRPDVRAAERTLAAQSAQIGIAEADFYPAISITGNLGWSAQHTSQLFSPGSFNGTVGPSFNWNILNYGRILNNVRLQDYRFQELLATYQQTVLSANQDVENGVVTFLRGQERTRFQAESVEQAKKAVQIALVQYKAGTVDFTTVTTVEQTLVTQQNTLAVAQGEIATGLIQVYRALGGGWEIRINGCQDMLQPPGSPRSLPTLQTAQPQPQLPVEGVPTPLPQLQPTPAPPQNNANPPRQ
- a CDS encoding DUF202 domain-containing protein, giving the protein MSSEGSSPPTNTAQQGGNLDPRVCFAAERTLLAWVRTGLAMMGFGFVVARFGLFLRELTKVTNEAADRHSTLSLWVGTALIAIGVGVNIGAAVKHWSTIRRLEEGRPLRLNRWSLGVIVAYTLGIFGLLMACYLVFGLDRAK